A genomic region of Acidimicrobiales bacterium contains the following coding sequences:
- a CDS encoding cation diffusion facilitator family transporter — translation MGASHPGGHAHTHGHGAAAGRAGARHKPRLLAALAVLLAFTVVEVVGAFATRSLALLSDAGHMSTDVLGLGMALAAIHLADRAEQRSHRTFGLYRLEILAALANAVLLFGLAIYVVVEAVRRFADPAEVTSGTMLVVAVLGLLANLVAFFILREGSSESLNVEGAYLEVVADTLGSVGVIAAALAIRATGWEWIDPAVGVAVGVFILPRTWRLAGRAVRVLVQAAPPGTDLEGLGAELEAIDGVVDVHDLHVWTLTSDMDVASAHLMVSNGTDAHSVLDQARLLLRERYSIDHATLQVEPDDHRGCDELTW, via the coding sequence ATGGGCGCCAGCCACCCCGGCGGGCACGCACACACACATGGTCACGGGGCCGCGGCCGGTCGTGCCGGCGCGCGCCACAAGCCCCGCCTGCTCGCCGCGCTGGCGGTGCTGCTGGCGTTCACCGTGGTGGAGGTCGTCGGGGCGTTCGCCACCCGGTCGCTGGCTCTGCTGTCCGACGCCGGGCACATGTCCACCGACGTGCTCGGGCTCGGCATGGCGTTGGCCGCCATCCACCTGGCCGACCGGGCCGAGCAGCGGTCGCACCGCACGTTCGGCCTCTACCGGCTGGAGATCCTCGCCGCCCTCGCCAACGCCGTGCTGCTCTTCGGGCTGGCCATCTACGTCGTGGTCGAAGCCGTCCGCCGCTTCGCCGACCCGGCCGAGGTCACCAGCGGCACGATGCTCGTCGTCGCCGTGCTGGGCCTGCTCGCCAACCTCGTCGCCTTCTTCATCCTGCGGGAGGGCTCCAGCGAGAGCCTCAACGTCGAGGGCGCCTACCTGGAGGTGGTCGCCGACACGCTCGGCTCGGTGGGCGTGATCGCCGCCGCGCTGGCGATCCGGGCCACGGGCTGGGAGTGGATCGACCCGGCCGTCGGCGTCGCCGTGGGCGTGTTCATCCTGCCCCGCACCTGGCGGCTGGCCGGGCGGGCCGTGCGGGTCCTGGTGCAGGCGGCGCCGCCGGGCACCGACCTGGAGGGCCTCGGCGCCGAGCTCGAGGCGATCGACGGTGTGGTCGACGTCCACGACCTGCACGTGTGGACGCTCACGTCCGACATGGACGTCGCCTCCGCCCACCTCATGGTCAGCAACGGGACCGACGCCCACAGCGTCCTCGACCAGGCCCGGCTGCTCCTGCGGGAGCGCTACTCGATCGACCACGCCACCCTGCAGGTGGAACCCGACGACCACCGGGGCTGCGACGAACTGACCTGGTGA